atcaaacagggaatgtggcgacgctcacaaaccaactggggcagcaggctcgccaagaggggaaatctttcagctgggggaggtgttgtccctggtcaggacagggtgccaaacagcacgggacttgcagtcatgaggggagggcaggggcattactaaacccaggatccttgtgctgcagtttgaagacatccaggacgtcatttcccgctacaagctgctggtgaggacgcgcaaggacctgcagcagtcccaagagaaggacagggaaatgatggagcaagccaaggtgctcctggatcagtacgaggcagagaaagcagctgagatcctgaagtgccaaaatgagctggagcagctccaacgacgttttgcgcaggctcaaagtgatgtccgcttctgggtgaggaactgcgggatgggcaggggaagatctccaaggcctggctgggtgaagccacagggtcatggcaaggcacagtggcagactttgtaattggaggagatgcctcatttcatccctgcagcagggggctgcagaatgacaaatgacagaccaggtctggagcaggttatgtcagggCTTAAAACAAGGCCCTCACAAAACCGCCAGGATCTTTCCCTTCTTGTTTGAACTCACAGTCAAAAGAGATCTGCTACCCAGTCCTTGGGGAGGTTTGCCTTGGCACAGACCCCAAGCTTGCTCCATCACACGCCTGTTGGGTTTGTGTAGCCTGGTCAGACTCGTTTCCATTCACCATTCCTTGCAGCATCATCCCTGTCATGTGGCTTCAGTGTGGACCATCTCGTGGTCTCCACTGTTCATGGCTCGGGCCTCAGAGTGAAGctggttttgctgattttttatttgttttcatcctttgcacagcatctgcacaccagggctcaccccttctcctccctccttcccagtccaacaatgacccaactggtggtcatctgggctgtaccaaggcacatggatgtgtagaaacgcgcgcagctctgctggcctctgttccctttgcatcagtctgagggggccttgccaaattcccttcctggatactccaggctgcaggagttgagtcccaccaggcaaagctggaaagcgcgtggtctgggcgagtggtggtgggatgcgctgcccccagggtgtcaactatcggggtatctggaggacccactagaacgaggggtgcaggagctggcagagagatggggctgctcaaggagcagctgtggtagttcctggatctgcttccaccacaccaagctgaaccagctccagcatagccctgggtaaggacaggttcttcctagcaaaacaaaggagtgtggaagccaggccctccagcactgaagcagcatctttgctgggacatatcaccatgctgtgtgtctctccttctcctcccctcctcagactGCTCGCTGGGCCGACATCCAGAACAGGAATGCCAAGAATGCCCTGATGCTGACGACTATGAAGATGGCCGtccacaacctcttccagtgcatgaacacgcagctgaaagccaaagtgCCTGTGCCGGAGGATGACAGCCTCAGACAGCTGGACATGGTAGAGCCAAGCCagaccccctccctgcccagaaagaggagcagtaatgaccctcagctgcccaaaggggggggaaagcccagagaaatcaaggtgcccaacagacacttccctttccccctgggctgtctcttgggcatggggaatgggcggaggacaccaggcaaacctgtctcgtcccaggaggcagagcagggggtggatgcctgttgggagctgggcaggctggggcagggggtgcagatccacccatggctatagtctggcttcattcacccctctgagtcacctgtaaaagcccattgtggtggtgcagatccagcagggcaattgccttcatcctcctgctcactttggttggtggaatttgcactccaaaagggccaatgggctcctctctgcctcttgttcccacccctgctgtgacctctgccatctctcttccctaccttagattcagcagtctatcctggacctcaaaggcatcgttacggaggtgaaacggaagggcatggagagccaccggcgagcagctaagcgcgagcattaagggcaagaggaggacagagagccctagggatgttgtgttatgtcagtgaagtttcaaaacctttctagctgttttgtcctgcccagttgttgagtccctttcatactattaaaataaccaaagattttgaagtgtctctctgtttcctgggagggttggaagcatcagagcatcttcaccccagaggccgtggggtgccttttctggcaggtgggattctggttgcaggagacggtgtcccagcaaagcaggcaaaatagggagagcaggccgggacaggagtggagcttcaaataaggattagtactggtgttcacattgggaccttccagccagactaagctctgagatgttgaagagggacgtcacagcagggggggccggtgctttggaagagcttcagagattttccaccaccccacccagcacatctacagatgtgggttttgctgcacagccatgtgctgcgtactaaaactcaccttccccctcaagatgttgggaaggtgtggagaatggatataggtgaaggatgaaccagccagggcggttgcaccgagcatttggctgttcatggcgagggctgacatgacgaatgcaaaacaagaggcctaaaaatggctctggagtcccactgtggagttcaggctgggctcagagtctgttagggaggacatttgaatgcaccaaagacccaatgacataagcttacagatttgtgcatcaaagagaccattgatcacatacttgctcccttctctccagtggtttttcctgtcctgagcccagagcagtggattcggctaatgcatcctccaggaaagtctgagaacagaaggctgctatcagtgaacaaatatatcaagatttcagggcttcgagcattaaaggagattaacctagggaggcagtttcttgcctttccaaagatttctcagcctggcccaaaagagaaacattaggtcaagagccagaaatggaagggctggatgtctcgctgctctgtactcttggaataccagagaactccaaaggatcttgtttctgttccacttcaaccaccctgctgtgacacagcctgagacatctctctgcaaaggtcagaggtgcagaaatcatccaggagccaagcttccaacagacatttgtagtggcagagccccccccctgccccggggggatggggttgtccccagcctggctgagaggtgaagccagaggcaaaagaaactgaaggagcaccattagaaggtaataatgagtgagcaatcgctgaacacacgcgtgcagagcgctggccagtacatgcagcctatcatgttattgtatagcacgagttacaaccaatcacgttgttgtaaggcgcgtggacagggcagctttgctataaagccagcccggtccgacaataaagcgaactctgtgaacatcccattggtgtgtcaggttccgtgtctcacatggaaaaagcaacatttctgctttgctgtaacgtgggggagcccctcgctgcccccctaattggcttgtgggagtcagcagcgtggaagggagttaaagccttggagcaaatgtcctgcttgcactgagagcccgcggccaccagccaaaataccctgggtctgtccccgcggggcagccaccccctggctcagcaccgccttgtcctcttagtccctgcagcaggacgagcagctcaagtgcctccaggccagcatcatgcagctccaaaaggactatgagaagttcagctcggcccttgcaaacctccagcaggatggccagcaggagcagaaggacatcaaggtgggtggctgtaacccgcaggcagagcccaggctgggaccccaagggatctgtccccctgccaccctgctcgcagccctgcagagcttcccgatgcctttcctggaggtttctgatgggctggggaggggaggcagggggtgctcggctggccgggggcagctccgaccctgccgtggcgtcacgggctgctgtctgccttggaaggctctgtcccacgccctggagaggctcaagaagcagaaagcagacaaggagcagctgctggtgctgggaatcgatgaggtaggggctcgaggggccctggtgccagccaagggtgtcccgggcagggtgacaaacgccccttgtcccttgggtgccggctggcagaaccagccagggggagggaggatttccagcccggctgcgggtcccttgccaggtccctctgtgaccccgagtgcctttggctggtgggagcaaccccacgggggtgatggggtgaacagggccacgtagccacttgtccctctcacgtt
This region of Patagioenas fasciata isolate bPatFas1 unplaced genomic scaffold, bPatFas1.hap1 Unplaced_295, whole genome shotgun sequence genomic DNA includes:
- the LOC136108188 gene encoding coiled-coil domain-containing protein 42-like, giving the protein MAAKDEEDLPVYFLKQYRQNLLPLLRKHRLTEEGSLSPFVRLQEQRKEAKQVQKALEEKREAFKEKMADIARRWRELHAKKDQLKSYMEKSMRRLKEDDQLRVQALKKAVREREEKTQKEMELLRAKKKLEALKKEHQKLSSQVQKHSIFKNYLVKISPQFEDIQDVISRYKLLVRTRKDLQQSQEKDREMMEQAKVLLDQYEAEKAAEILKCQNELEQLQRRFAQAQSDVRFWTARWADIQNRNAKNALMLTTMKMAVHNLFQCMNTQLKAKVPVPEDDSLRQLDMIQQSILDLKGIVTEVKRKGMESHRRAAKREH